The following proteins are co-located in the Paraphotobacterium marinum genome:
- the gcvH gene encoding glycine cleavage system protein GcvH, translating to MTTNLKFTETHEWIRLDADDTAFVGISDHAQQLLGDVVFVELPEVGDEITMGDNFSLVESVKAASDIYAPLTGEIIEVNEDLTDNPELINEDPEDRAWIAKIKLSDPSEIENLFTEEQYKENVVEED from the coding sequence ATGACAACAAATCTTAAATTTACAGAAACACATGAATGGATCCGTCTAGATGCAGATGACACAGCATTTGTTGGTATATCTGATCATGCTCAACAACTTCTTGGGGACGTTGTTTTTGTTGAATTGCCTGAGGTAGGTGATGAAATCACAATGGGAGATAATTTTTCTTTAGTTGAGTCTGTAAAGGCTGCATCAGATATATACGCACCTTTAACGGGTGAAATTATAGAAGTGAATGAAGATTTAACTGATAATCCAGAATTGATTAATGAAGACCCAGAAGATCGAGCATGGATTGCTAAAATTAAATTATCAGATCCATCTGAAATTGAAAACCTGTTCACTGAAGAGCAGTATAAAGAAAATGTAGTCGAAGAAGACTAA
- a CDS encoding MFS transporter, protein MFSNKNFRSLFFSQAFSLFGSSLSTIAITQLFFNLSENNVSQNLGIVLVLKMCVYIIGAPLVHHFLKVFKQKKLMLTFDLVRFFLFLIMVFVAKSWEVYILMMFINICSAGFTPIYQFQLSEIFDDKTYTKAVFISKITNNILTVLAPVVASILLLFMSSKLLFVINSFTFLISFIFIKNLDDRSTIKKSRSVSNVFQSINIFLKNKSLLKVTTLVLISSMLGSIVYIKTISFIENDFHLSKSYMSLAMASYALGIGIVSFLVTLIIKEINPRRAMILGSVISLCVVLLDTVYFNVYILFFSWFLFGLSSGLIEGFMQVILKKEISAIDRHAYLVGYFSISHLGWLISYFTVGILLGSMNQETFFITMSFVVFSIFIFYGVISQKSWLRRYLISSL, encoded by the coding sequence ATGTTTTCAAATAAGAATTTTCGCAGTTTATTTTTTTCTCAAGCTTTCTCATTATTTGGGAGTAGTCTTTCAACCATTGCAATAACTCAACTTTTTTTTAATCTTTCAGAGAATAATGTCTCTCAAAATTTGGGGATCGTTTTAGTACTTAAAATGTGCGTTTATATTATAGGAGCCCCTTTGGTACATCATTTTTTGAAAGTTTTTAAACAAAAAAAACTCATGTTAACTTTTGATTTGGTGAGGTTTTTTTTATTTTTGATTATGGTGTTTGTCGCTAAGTCCTGGGAAGTTTACATATTGATGATGTTTATTAATATTTGCTCTGCTGGTTTTACTCCTATTTACCAATTTCAATTATCAGAAATTTTTGACGACAAAACATATACCAAAGCAGTTTTCATTTCAAAAATTACTAATAATATTCTTACCGTATTAGCACCTGTTGTTGCTTCAATCTTATTATTGTTTATGAGCTCAAAATTATTATTTGTTATAAATAGCTTTACGTTTTTAATTTCATTTATTTTTATAAAAAATTTAGATGATAGATCAACAATCAAAAAGTCTAGAAGTGTTAGTAATGTCTTCCAGAGCATTAATATTTTTCTAAAAAATAAAAGTCTCTTAAAAGTTACAACCCTTGTTTTGATATCATCTATGTTAGGGAGTATTGTTTATATTAAAACAATTTCATTTATTGAGAATGATTTTCATCTTTCAAAGTCATATATGTCTTTAGCAATGGCATCATATGCGTTAGGAATAGGCATCGTTTCATTTTTGGTTACGTTAATCATCAAAGAAATAAACCCCAGAAGAGCAATGATTTTAGGTAGCGTTATATCCTTATGTGTGGTGTTATTAGATACTGTGTATTTCAATGTTTATATTTTATTTTTTAGTTGGTTTCTTTTTGGTTTAAGCTCAGGTTTAATTGAAGGATTTATGCAGGTCATTTTAAAAAAAGAAATTAGTGCTATAGATAGGCATGCATATCTAGTTGGTTACTTTTCAATTTCTCATTTAGGGTGGCTAATTTCATATTTTACAGTGGGTATTCTTTTAGGTTCTATGAATCAAGAGACTTTTTTCATTACTATGTCTTTTGTTGTTTTTTCAATCTTTATTTTTTATGGAGTTATTAGTCAAAAATCATGGTTGCGTCGATATTTGATTAGTTCACTTTAA
- the gcvP gene encoding aminomethyl-transferring glycine dehydrogenase, translated as MNKTFLETLCNNNEFEQRHNGPDESQINDMLKAVHSSTLQNLIDETIPQNIRLESPMGLEPALSEAGLLKRLKEIAEKNVIHQSYVGQGYFDTFTPSPILRNVLENPGWYTAYTPYQPEISQGRLESLLNFQQMVVDLTGMSISNASLLDEATAAAEAMTLAFRSAKSKSNTFFVADDVHPQTIDVIKTRAKYLDIEIVTGSVDKVNTFDVFGAIFQYPGTQGNIHHLGGYINKLHENKAIAVVATDLLSLALLKPPGEFGADVVIGSSQRFGVPMGFGGPHAAFLATTDKLKRSIPGRIIGVSKDKHGNQALRMAMQTREQHIRREKATSNICTAQALLANMAAFFAVYHGPEGIKKIATRVHHYTSIVATLLTKNNWQIENSFFFDTITVKTNDQTADLYQKALDLKINLRKNTNSLSISFDETKSLQDIKNLLSVFDINASIEEVSNNLQDDVLQFIPQDLRRSSDYLQHPVFNQYHTETKLMRYMKSLENKDFSLTHGMIPLGSCTMKLNAATEMIPVTWPEFGRIHPFAPSQQVLGYQELIDELKSMLCKVTGYDAFSLQPNSGAQGEYAGLLAIQRYHASNNESHRNICLIPSSAHGTNPASAAMASLKVVVVKCDEDGNIDLADLKEKIAKHQQNISCIMITYPSTHGVYEETVTEVCELVHSVGGQVYLDGANMNAQVGLTSPGFIGSDVSHLNLHKTFCIPHGGGGPGVGPIGVKSHLAPFLPGNSIEESDDINYSVSAANFGSASILPISYAYIAMMGDTGLTKATELAILNANYMKERLKDHYTILYTGNNDRVAHECIIDIRPIKSESGISEEDIAKRLMDFGFHAPTMSFPVAGTLMVEPTESEDKVELDRFCDAMIQIRNEIQDVISGKFTLENNPLVNAPHTQVDLMTENWNYPYSREQACFPSKQLLKYWPSVNRVDNVYGDRNLYCTCPDISTYE; from the coding sequence ATGAATAAAACATTTTTAGAAACTTTATGTAACAATAATGAATTTGAACAACGTCATAATGGACCAGATGAAAGTCAAATTAACGATATGCTTAAAGCGGTCCATAGTTCTACCTTGCAAAATTTAATTGATGAAACTATACCTCAAAATATTCGCTTAGAAAGTCCAATGGGATTAGAGCCGGCTCTTAGTGAAGCAGGTTTACTAAAAAGATTAAAAGAAATTGCCGAAAAAAATGTTATTCACCAAAGTTATGTAGGACAAGGTTATTTTGATACTTTCACACCAAGTCCTATATTAAGAAATGTACTTGAAAATCCTGGGTGGTACACAGCTTACACACCTTATCAACCTGAAATATCTCAAGGCAGATTAGAGTCCTTATTAAATTTCCAGCAAATGGTCGTTGATTTAACAGGCATGTCAATATCCAATGCTTCTTTATTGGATGAAGCAACTGCAGCTGCAGAAGCAATGACTTTAGCATTTAGATCAGCAAAAAGTAAAAGCAACACCTTCTTTGTTGCAGATGATGTCCATCCTCAAACCATTGACGTCATCAAAACAAGAGCAAAATACTTAGACATTGAAATTGTTACTGGCTCTGTAGATAAAGTGAATACTTTTGATGTTTTCGGTGCAATTTTTCAATATCCCGGTACACAAGGTAATATCCATCACTTAGGCGGATATATAAATAAACTTCATGAAAATAAAGCTATTGCGGTTGTCGCTACTGACTTGTTATCTCTTGCACTTTTAAAACCACCTGGCGAATTTGGTGCAGATGTAGTCATCGGTAGCTCACAAAGATTTGGCGTACCAATGGGTTTTGGCGGTCCACATGCTGCTTTTTTAGCAACGACAGATAAGCTTAAACGTTCAATTCCTGGCCGAATTATTGGTGTTTCTAAAGATAAACATGGTAATCAAGCTCTTAGAATGGCGATGCAAACAAGAGAGCAACACATTAGACGTGAAAAAGCTACTTCCAATATTTGTACTGCTCAGGCGTTGTTAGCTAACATGGCTGCTTTTTTTGCAGTTTATCATGGACCTGAGGGTATTAAGAAAATTGCAACTCGTGTTCACCATTACACATCTATTGTTGCAACACTTCTCACTAAAAATAATTGGCAGATTGAAAACTCCTTTTTCTTCGATACGATCACTGTTAAAACGAATGACCAAACAGCAGATTTGTATCAAAAAGCTTTAGATCTAAAAATTAATTTAAGAAAAAACACGAACTCTTTATCAATTAGTTTTGATGAAACAAAATCATTACAAGATATTAAAAACTTGTTATCCGTCTTTGATATAAATGCTTCCATTGAAGAGGTATCAAATAATTTACAAGACGATGTACTACAATTTATTCCTCAAGATTTACGAAGAAGCTCAGATTATTTACAACACCCTGTATTTAATCAGTATCATACAGAAACCAAATTAATGCGTTATATGAAAAGTTTGGAAAACAAAGATTTCTCACTAACGCATGGAATGATACCCCTAGGAAGTTGTACCATGAAGTTAAATGCTGCTACTGAGATGATACCAGTAACATGGCCTGAATTTGGAAGAATTCACCCATTTGCACCTTCACAACAAGTTCTGGGTTATCAAGAATTAATAGATGAATTAAAGTCTATGTTATGCAAAGTGACAGGTTATGACGCCTTTTCACTTCAACCAAATTCAGGTGCTCAAGGTGAATATGCTGGTTTATTAGCTATCCAAAGATACCATGCAAGTAACAATGAATCACATCGTAATATTTGTCTGATCCCTAGCTCGGCTCATGGAACAAATCCTGCATCTGCAGCTATGGCTTCATTAAAAGTTGTTGTGGTGAAATGTGATGAAGATGGAAATATTGATCTTGCTGATTTGAAAGAAAAAATAGCTAAGCATCAACAAAACATATCTTGTATCATGATTACTTATCCTTCCACACATGGTGTTTATGAAGAGACTGTGACAGAGGTTTGTGAGCTTGTTCATTCCGTTGGTGGCCAAGTATATTTAGATGGCGCGAACATGAATGCTCAGGTCGGTCTAACTAGCCCTGGTTTTATTGGCTCTGATGTTTCTCACTTGAATCTTCACAAAACATTTTGTATTCCTCATGGAGGTGGTGGCCCAGGTGTCGGTCCAATTGGCGTAAAATCTCACCTAGCTCCTTTTCTTCCTGGAAACAGTATTGAAGAATCTGATGATATAAACTATTCGGTTTCAGCAGCAAATTTTGGAAGTGCTTCCATACTACCTATTTCATATGCTTATATTGCAATGATGGGAGACACTGGTTTAACAAAAGCAACAGAGCTGGCAATTTTGAATGCTAATTACATGAAAGAAAGACTCAAAGACCATTACACTATTTTATATACAGGTAATAATGACCGAGTAGCTCATGAGTGTATTATCGATATTAGACCTATTAAATCTGAATCTGGTATTTCTGAAGAAGATATAGCAAAACGACTCATGGATTTTGGCTTCCATGCCCCTACGATGTCATTCCCAGTAGCTGGCACATTGATGGTAGAGCCGACCGAATCAGAAGATAAAGTTGAATTAGACCGTTTTTGTGATGCCATGATTCAAATAAGAAATGAGATACAGGATGTTATTAGTGGAAAGTTCACTTTAGAAAACAATCCATTAGTTAATGCGCCTCATACTCAAGTAGATTTAATGACTGAAAACTGGAACTATCCTTATTCTCGTGAACAAGCATGTTTCCCAAGCAAACAATTATTAAAGTATTGGCCTTCAGTGAATAGAGTTGATAATGTTTACGGAGATAGAAATCTCTATTGTACATGTCCTGATATCTCTACCTATGAGTAA